DNA from Kitasatospora acidiphila:
GCGCTGCTCGGCCTGCTGAAGCTGCGGGTGCTGAGCCGCCGTCAGCGCCGCCGGCTGGCGGACGGGGTGCATGACCAGGCCGGCGCCGGGGCGTTCGGCCGCTGGGCCGCGAAGGTGGAGGCGCGGCCGCTGGGCAAGGCCCTGGTCGCCCTGGCGCTGCTGGTCGCGGTGGCGCTGCCGGTCCTCTCCCTGCGGCTGGGCAGCTCGGACGCGGGCAACAACCCGAAGACCAGCACCACCCGGCAGGCCTACGACCTGATGGCGCAGGGCTTCGGGCCGGGCTCCAACGGGCCGCTGCTGCTGGTCGCGCAGACCGGCGGGCCGCAGGACCAGCAGGCGGTGGAGCACCTGGTCACCGAGCTGAAGTCGACGCCGGGCGTGGCCCGGGTGGCGGCGCTGCCGACCAAGCCGGGCCAGCAGGTCACCCCGATCAGCGTGGTGCCGACCAGCTCGCCGCAGTCCGCGCAGACCTCGGACCTGATCACCCACCTGCGCCACGACGTGATCCCGGCCGCCGAGCAGGGCACCGACCTGAAGGTGCTGGTCGGTGGTTCGACCGCGACGTCCGCGGACTTCGCGGACGTGCTCACCGGGAAGCTGCCGCTGTTCGTGGCGATCATCGTGGGTCTGGGCTGCCTGCTGATGATGATCGCCTTCCGCAGCCTGCTGGTGCCGCTGCTCGGTGCCGTGATGAACCTGCTGACCATGGGCGCGGCGTTCGGCGCGATCATCGCGGTCTTCCAGTGGGGCTGGGGATCGGAGGCGCTGGGTGCCGGCGCGGCCGGGCCGGTGGAGGCGTTCGCCCCCACGATGATCATCGCGATCCTGTTCGGCCTCTCGATGGACTACCAGGTCTTCCTGATCAGCCGGATGCACGAGGAGTGGCACCGCACCGGGGACAACCACCGGTCGGTGCGGGTGGGGCACGGCGAGACCGGGCTGGTGATCACGGCCGCCGCGGTGATCATGGGATCGGTGTTCGCCAGCTTCATCTTCGGCGGGCAGCGGATGATCGCGGAGTTCGGCCTGGGCCTCGCGGTGGCGGTGCTGCTGGACGTACTGCTGGTGCGCCTGGTGCTGGTGCCGGCGCTGATGCACCGGTTCGGGCGAGCCAACTGGTGGCTGCCGCGCTGGCTGGACCGGGTGCTGCCGCATGTGTCGGTGGAGGGCGAGCCGGACCCGGAGCCGGTGCGCACGCCCGAGCTGACCGTGGTCGGACGGCCCTGACCAGCACACCTAAGGTGGAGGGGTGGCGATGATCGAGCGGTTCCGGGGCTGGCTGCGGGTGCGGCCGGCGGCGAACGACGTCATCGCCACCCTCATCTGCCTGGCGATCGGCGTGCCGATCGCGCTGACCTCCGCCTATCAGCAGCACAAGTCGGTGTCGGTGACGATGCTGCTGCTGGCGGTCTCCTGCGTGCCGCTGCTGGTCCGCAGCCGCTGGCCGATCCCCGTGGCCGCGGCCACCGTGCTGATCTGCGAGCTCGGCTTCGCACTGTCCTCGGCGGTCGCCACCGCACCAGTCTCCGTGATCTTCGCACTCTACTGGGTTGCGGTGACCACCGACCGGGTGACCGCCTGGCGCACCGGCGGCGGCGCTGCGACGATCCTGCTGGTCTCCGGGCTGGCCTTCCGCCCCGGCGTGGACCGGTTGGCGGAGAACCTCGGGGTGCTCGGTTGGACCGGGGCCGCGGTGGCACTGGGCGACGCCCTGCGCAGCCGCCGCGAGCTGCTGGCCTCCTACCGGGAGCGGGCCGAGCGCGCCGAGCGCACCAAGGAGGCGGAGGCGCAGCGCCGGGTCACCGAGGAGCGGATCCGGATCGCCCGCGAGCTGCACGACGTGGTGGCCCATCACATCACCCTGGTCAACGCGCAGGCCGGGGTGGCGCACCATCTGATGCGCCGTGACCCGGAGCACGCCTACCAGGCGCTGGAGCGGATCCGCGACACCAGCCGGGCCGCGCTGGACGAGCTGCGCGCCACGGTGGGCCTGCTGCGCGGGCGGGACGACGGCGAGGAGCCGCGCGAGCCGACGCCCGGCCTGGCCGACCTGCCGGTGCTGCTGGATTCGTTCCGGCACGCCGGGTTGACCGTCGGCCTGGAGCGCACCGGCCCCGAGAGCGAGCTGCCGCAGCTGACCGAGCTGACCGCTTATCGGATCATCCAGGAGGCGCTGACCAACACTCACAAGCACGCCGAGGCCGGCGCCGCCGTGGTGCGGTTGGAGACCGGCGCCTCGGTGCTGAGCGTCACCGTCACCGACGACGGCAACGGCAGCGGTGGCGGGCCCGGAACCGGCCACGGCATGATCGGGATGCATGAGCGCGCCCGCTCCGCCGGCGGCACCCTGCACGCCGGTCCCCGCCCGGGCGGCGGCTTCCGGGTGCATGCCGAACTCCCCCTGCGACCCAAGGGCTGATCCATGACCATCCGCGTGCTGCTCGCCGACGACCAGGCCCTGCTGCGCGGCACCTTCCGGCTGCTGATCGACTCCACCGACGACCTGGAGGTGGTCGGCGAGGCCGGCACCGGCCGCCAGGCGGTGGCCATGACCCGGGCGCTGCGGCCCGACCTGGTGCTGATGGACATCCGGATGCCCGAGCTGGACGGGGTGGCCGCCACCCGGGAGATCACCGACGACCCGGTGCTGGCCGCGGTGAAGGTGCTGGTGCTGACCACCTTCGAGAACGACGAGTACGTGGCGGAGGCACTGCGGGCCGGCGCCGGCGGGTTCCTCGGCAAGGGCATCGACCCGGAGGAGCTGCTGACCGCGATCCGGGTGGTGGCGGCCGGTGACGCACTGCTCTCGCCGGCCGCCACCCGGGCGCTGATCGGGCGCTTCCTGGCCCAGCCGGCCGTGCCGGGCGGGGTGCCGGAGCGGCTCTCCTCGCTCACCGCCCGGGAGCTCGAGGTGGTCACCCTGGTCGCGGCGGGCCTGTCCAATGACGACATCGCCGGGCGGCTGTTCATCACTCCGCTCACCGCGAAGACCCATGTGAACCGGGCGATGGCCAAGCTGGACGCCCGGGACCGGGCCCAACTGGTGGTGATCGCCTACCAGTCGGGCCTGGTCCGGGCCGGCGGGAGCTGAGGGGCGCTCGGAGCCCGTGGTGCCGGGGCTCGTCGAGTCAGCGCTCGTCGAGTCCAGTCAGATCCCGTCGGGTCAGGGCTCGCCGAGTCCAGTCAGATCCCGTCGGGTCAGGGCTCGTCGCGTCAGTTCCCGTCGCGTCAGAGCTCGTCGAGCTCGCCCAGGCCCATCGCCTTCAGGCTGAGGTCGGCCATCCGGCGGTGACCGAGCGGGTTGGGGTGGGCCGGGTCGTCCAGCCAGCCGATCGGGTCGTCCGCGCCGAACTCGGCTCGCCAGTACGCCTCGTGGTCCACCAGCACGGCGCCGGTGTCGGCGGCGATCTCACGCACCGCCTGGCAGTAGGCGGGCTGCTCGGCACGCGCCGCCTGGCCGGCGATGCTGACCAGCACCGGGGTGTGCAGCACCAGCTGGGTGCCGGGGGTGCGGGCGATGATCTCCCGCATCGCGGTGCTGAACTCGTCCAGCCCGGCCAGGCCGGCCCGGGCGTCGTTGGTGCCCAGCGAGATGCTGAGCACGTCCGGGGCGAACCGGCCGATCAGGTGGTCGTAGTGGGCCAGCACGTCGGGGGCCCGCCAGCCGGAGACGCCGGTGTTGACCACGATGTCGGTGAGCCGGTCCAGCTGCCAGCGGATCCGCTCGTGGACGTGCTCGACCCAGCCGCGGGCGCCATGGGTGTGCAGCACCGCCTGGGTGATGCTGTCCCCCGCGAACACCCAGGTCATCGGCCGGTCGGACAGTTCGATCATGGTGGTTTCCCCCCGCTCGGTTCGAAGTCGGCGGTGATCTTAACCGGCGGGGGAAGCAGCCTGACCGGCGGGGGAGCCACCATGACACCCGGTCAGGACTCCAGGCTCAGCCAGGTCGTCTTGTACTGGGTGTAGTTCTCGAAGGCCTCCGGGCCGTTCTCGCGGCCGTAGCCGCTGGCCGTCGACGTCTCAGCCGCAGAGGGCTGAGCTTGCAGGTGGCGCCCAACTGGCTGGCGGGTGAGCTCCCACGTCCGGCCTCCGCCCTCGCGAGACGGAGACAGGGGCGGATGACTGCCGCCCCGCGTCCCACAGCATCGCCGCGCGGTGGGCGATATTGCGGGAAGCGTTCCGGTCGGCGTGCGCAACGACGCCACACGACCGGCATGCGAAGGTGGCCTGGTCAGGCCGGTTCTTCCTGTCAATGTAATGACACTCGGAGCATTCCTGGCTGGTGTACCTGGTCGACGAACACCATCGGGCCACCGGCGCCCTTGGCCTTGTAAGCAACGAACGAGCCGAGTTGAGCGAATGCCCAGGAGTGCAGGGTGACCCGTTGGGGCTTGCGGAGCCGTGCCCTGCGCCGAATGCCGGACAGGTCTTCCAGTCCGATCCCAGCACGGGTGCGTTCAGCCTCGGTCACGATGCGCTTGGAGATAACGTGGTTGGTGTCTTTGGCGCGGCGGGACTCCTTGCGCGCCAGGCGCTTGAGGACACGCTTGGCAGACTTGGTGCCCTTCTTCTGGAGCTTGGCGCGCAGGTCGCGCATGCGCTTGCGATGCCGATTCAAACCGCGCCCCGCCGCCCGGTAGCCCGTGGAGCACGTGGCGATGTTCTCGATGCCGAGGTCCACCCCGGAAGTAGTCTCCCGCCGCGAACGCCTCGAACGAGGTGTGCACGAATGACTCGGGGGCACCCGTCACCGTGGCATGGATCCGGGTCACCGCCCCCGCGATCTCGCGCTTCTGATCAGCCGTCAGACCATCAGCCGGAAACGCCACTGAGTACATGGGCATGGCTCTGCGTATTCCTTTCCGACAGACCGTCAGCGGTAGCCGTAGGACTGCCAGTTGTCCAGCACGTACTGCTGGAGATCAGCCGGCCAGTTGTGGGCGAAGTCCGAGGCCACCGGGCGCTCGCCGACCGGGAAGCGGTCCGCCAGCAGGCAGTTGTAGACCACCTTGGTAGCGTGGTAGCTGAGCCGCTCGTGCTCGTCCAGGTAGATCGGGATGATGTTCTGCGACTGGTTGGGGAAGTGCGCCTCGCCGTGCTCCGGGTGCGAGCGGCTGGCGAACGCCCAGATCAGCTGGTTCGGGTCGGCGATGTCGAAGTCGTGCTCGACCAGCAGCAGCTTGGGCACGCCGAAGGCCAACTTGCCGGCGCCGAACACCACTTCGCCGACCCGCTGGGCCATCTCCTGCGAGCTCAGACCGGAGCGCTCGTGCCAGTCCGGAGTGACCGCCACCACCCACCAGTGGCAGGCCGACTCCAGCACACCCCAGCAGGCCGAGACCGGCAGTTCGGCCTGGCGCAGCACGTGCATCATCTCGGCGGCGTGCGGCAGGCCCCAGCCGGTGTGGTCCTCCTCGACCGGCGCGCCCGCCACGGCCACCGGCAGGATCGGGTCATTGCGGTGGGTCACGGCGGTGACGTGCAGCACCGGCTTGGGCGAGTGGCTGCCCCGGTCCAGGTAACCGGGGTACTCCCCCATCGGGCCCTCCTCCACGGTGTCGGTGAGCGAGACATAGCCCTCGATCACGATCTCCGCGGTGGCCGGCACCAGCAGGTCGACGGTCTCCGCCTGCACCATCTCCAGCGGCTCGCCGAAGTAGGCGCCCATGAAGTGCGACTCGTCCTCGCCCTCCGGGATCGGCATCCCGCCGACGAACGGCAGGCCCGGCTCGACGCCCAGCGCCACCGCGATCGGCATCGGCTCGCCCTGCCGCTCCCAGAGCGCCCGGATGATGCCCAGGTGCTGCGGCGGCGGGATCAGGCACGCCAGCCGGTTGCGGTCGACCAGCATCATCCGGTTGATCGACCAGTTGGTCCAGGAACCGTCCGGAGTGCGGACGATGTTCATGCCGAAGGACTGGATGTAGCGGCCGCCGTCGCCGTCGTGGATCAGCGGGGTGGGGAACTTCAGCAGGTCGACCTCGTCGCCCTTCATGATGTTCTCCTTGCAGGGGCCGGTCGCCAGCACCTTCGGCGGGATCGGCTCGCGCTGCCGGGCGTCGGCCAGCGCCGTGACGATGTCGGCGCCCTTGGCGTCGGCCGGCAGGCCCAGGGCCAGTGCGATCCGGCTGTAGGCCAGCCCCGGCTGAGCGGACAGGCCGGCGGGTGCGGAGAGCACCCGGAAGCCCTTGTCGATCCCCTTGATGGTGTTGAACAGCGGTGCCGGAGCCCGCAGTTCATAGGAGCGACGGGCGACGGCGCCGATCTCCAGGTTCCAGTCGACCTCCTTGTCGATCTCCTGGACTTCGCCGATCTTGGCCAGCTCCTCGATGAACTCGCGCAGGCTCTTCAGGTGTTTCAACGGTTCGGCCTCTCACCACAAGTCGTGCACAACAGGTCGTACTTGAACGTCGTGCTTGAAGGGTCGTGCTTGAAGGGTCGTGCTTGAAGGTCGGTTACTCGCCCCAGCGCGGCAGGTCCGGGACGTCCACACCGAGCAGGTCGAGTGCGCGGCCCGCGGTGTGCTCGACGATCTCGTCGACCGTGCGCGGGCGCAGGTAGAAGGCGGGCACCGGCGGCATCACGATGCCGCCGCACTCGGTGACGGCGGTCATCGCCCGCAGATGGCCCAGGGTCAGCGGGGTCTCCCGGACCAGCAGCACCAGGCGGCGGCGCTCCTTGAGGGTGACGTCCGCGGCCCGGGTCAGCAGGTTGTCCCCGTTGGAGTGGGCGATCGCCGACAGGGTCCGGATCGAGCAGGGCGCCACGATCATCCCGGCGGTGCGGAACGAGCCGGAGGCGATCGCGGCGCCGATGTCGGCCGGCCGGTACACCACGTCGGCCATCGCCGCCAGGTCACGGGCCGTCAGGTCGGTCTCGTGGGCGCGGGTCTGCTGCCCGGCCGGGGTGACCACCAGATGGGTCTCCAGCCCGGCTTTGCGGGCCAGTTCCAGCACTCTCGTCCCGTACACCAACCCGGTCGCGCCGCTGATCCCCACCACAAGACGACGGGTTCCGTCCATCACTCCACCTTCCAGTTCCGGCAGTGACCGTACGGGCGGGCGACAACGCGGGCCTATCGCGGCACTATCGCGCGGCGTCGGCCGGCCGACCGGCACTCCGGCCCTGCGTCAGCAGCCGGTTGAGGTGCGCGGTGTCGGCCGCCAGGGCCTCCAAGGAGAGCTGCGGCATGGTCGCCGCGTCGGCCGCGACCACCGCCAGTGCCAGCGGCAGCCGTCCGCACCGCTCCACCAGCCGGGCCAGCGCGGCCTCCTGACCGCTGGTGCGGGCCGCGCCCAGCCGGTGCACCAGCAACTCCCGGGCCCCGTCCGGGCTGAGCCGTTCCAGCGGCAGCGGCTCGGCGCCGTCCGCCACCACCAGCGCCGCCAACGGCTGCCGGCTGGTCACCACGGTGCGGCAGTTGGTGCCGGGCGGCAGCAGCGGCCGCACCTGCTCGGCGTCCCGGGCGTCGTCGAAGACGAAGAGCAGCCGGCGCCCGGCCACCGTGCTGCGGTAGAGCGCCGTGCGGCCCTCGAAGGTGGCCGGCTGGCGGTCCGACGGCACCCCCAGGCAGTCCAGCAGCACACTGACCGCGCGCCGCGGATCGACCGGGCCGTCCGCGGCATGCCCCTTGAGGTCGACGAACAGCTGGCCGTCCGGGAACCGGTCGGCCGCGTGGTGCGCCCAGGCCAGCGCCAGGGTGGTCTTGCCGACCCCGGCCGGTCCGGTCAGCAGCGCCACCTGGCAGTCGGTGGCGGGGGCCAGCAGCCGGCCCAGCTCCTTGGACTCCGCCTCCCGGCCGACCAGCAGCCGCGGCGCCCTGGGCAGTTGGCGCGGCGGCGGCTCGAACCGCGCCGCTGCCACCGGGCCGGCCGCACCGGCCGGCAGCCGCTGCGCCGAGCGCCAGACCTCGAGCACGGCGCCTGCGGCGGCGTCCCGCAGGATCAACTCATGGGCCGTCTGTAGTGGTTGGGACGGTCCGACGCCCAACTCCGCACGCAGCAGCCCGCAGAACCGGTGGTAGTCGGCCAGCGCCTCGGCCCGCTGCCCGGCGGAGTGCAGCGCGACCAGCTTGCGCAACTGCAAGGGCTCCCGCAGCGGGTGCCGGATGAGCAGCTCGGCCAGCCACTGCGCCGCCTGGTCGAACCGGGCCGCGCCCAGCGCCGCGTCGATCCGCAACTCCTCCAGGCGCAGCTGCAACCCGCTCAACGGCGGTACGTGCTCCGCCCGCAGCCGGTCGAAGGGCACGTCCTGCAGGGGCTCGCCACGCCACAACTCCATCGCCTGGCCAGCTAGTTCCAACGCCATCGGCCAGTCACCGGCGGTCACCGCACGGCGCGCCCGCTGCTCCAGCGCGCCCGCCTGAAGATGGTCGGCCTCGTCGGCGGCGCGCAGCTCCAGCCGGTAGCCGCCGGCCTCGGTGCGCACTCGGGCGGCCAGCTCCGGGCCCAGCTGCCTGCGCAGCCTGGTCACGTAGTTGAGCACGGCGGCCCTGGCGCTGGGCGGGGCGGCGCCGTCCCAGAGCATGTCGATCAGGGTGTCCATGGTGACGTGCTGGTTCGGCCGCACCAGCAGGCAGGCCAGCAGCGCCCGCTGCTTGGCCGCCGGGACGACGTGTGACCGACCGTCGCCATCGCTCAACTCGATCGGCCCCAACAGCCCGAAGCGCATTGCCCTGGTCCCCCGCCCTACCCGCATTCTGCCCGCCGCCCGCTGCCATCGTCCAGCGTCCCTCAGTCCGCTGACCGGCCACGGACCGGACGCTGACCTGACGCTGACAGGGGGCCGGCGGCGGCCTCGTCGGCGCGCCCGGGCGCTGTGGCAGGCCCGGGTGCGGCGGCGGCCTCGGGTGCGGGGGTGGCGAGTGCGGAGACGGCGTCCAGGTCGAGGGCGGCTCCGCGGTGGTAGGCGGCTTCGAAGGCTTCATCGCCCAGGTGGCCGCGCAGGTCGGCGGTCGGCCCTGCCGGGTCGGGGTCGGCGGCGATGCCGAACAGCGTGGCGGCGAGTGCGAAGTCCCGGTTGGCGCCGGCACGGTCGGCCAGGATCCGCAGGGCGGCCCGCCGGTCGGGGGCGTCGGTGGCGGCCATGGTGAGGTCCACGGCCTGCCGCAGGTTGTCCCGGGCCCCGGCCACCTCGCCCTGGCGCAGCATCGCACCGGCGATCCGGGAGAGCATCGCCGGCAGCAGCGCGGCGCCGGCGCCCTGTGCCAGGGCCCGGCGCAGCTGCCCGAAGCGACGCTGCGCCTCGGCGGAGTCCCCGGAGCGGTTGGCCAGTTCGACCAGGCCTCCGGTGGCCCAGACGGCAGCCAGCTGGTCCGTGGAGTGTTCCGCCAGCGCCAGCGCCCTGGTCAGTTCGGCCTGGGCGGCAGCGGGCTCGCCGGCCCGGACCAGTTCGTAGCCGAGCTGTGCGACCACCACCGGCACATGCTGGTCCATGCCGAGCTCGGCCAGGCAGGCCAGCGCCTCCCGGTAGCAGGCGGCGGCGGTGGCCGGTTCGCCGATGATGGACGCCAGCGACTGGGCGCCCAGGTAGCGGCCCCATCGATCACCGAGCACCGCGAAGATGTCCCGGGCCCGCGCGACGTCCGACCGCGCTTGGTCCAGCTCGTTCTCGCCGACCAGCACCAGGCCGCGGAGCATGAGCGCCAACGCCTCTGTCCACGGCTCCGCTTCGGGCATCACCGCGGTCAGCTCCTGCCGGGCCCGGGCCCGGTCGTGCGCCAGCAGCGCATCGATCGGTGCCAGGAAGACGAGCACCGGGTGCGCCCCGCGCTCCGCCCGGTCGGCATGCTCGCGGGCCCGCGCCACGGCCCGGCGGCCGAGCTCCGGGGCGCCGCCCGCGAAGGCCGAGGAGAGCACCAGGGCGTGCGCCGTAGCGATCACGGTGCGCTCGGTGGGCAGCCCGGCGCCGGGCAGCGCCAGCACCCGGTCCACCAACTGGTAGTCGTAGCGGGCCCCTTGGACCAGCCACGGCCACATCAGCGCGGCGCACAGCCGCAGCGCGGTCCCGTGCTGCCCGGCGTCCAGTGAACGGCGCAGCGCCGCGAAGAGGTTGGGGTGTTCGGCGCGCAACCGGGCCAGCCAGGGCAGCTGTTCGCCGGTGCGCAGCCGCGGTTCGGCGGCCTGCGCGAAGGCCGTCCAGTGCAGCGCGTGGGCCCGCTGGAGCTGCTCGGTCTCGCCGGTCTCGGCCAGTCGCTCGGCGCAGTAGGCACGGATGGTGTCGAGCATCCGGTACCGGGTGCCGGTGCCGGGCACGGCCGGCTCGCCGACCTCCACCAGCGACTTGTCGACCAGCGCCGCCAGGGTGTCGAGCACCGCGGCGCGCGGCAGTTCGGGACCGGTGCCGCAGAGCTGCTCGATGTCCTCCAGCGTGGCGCCGCCGGCGAAGACGGTGAGGCGGCGGGCCAGCATCCGCTGCGGCTGCTCCAGCATCGACCAGCTCCAGTCGACCACCGCGCGCAGCGTCTGGTGGCGGGCGGGGGCGGTGCGGTCGGAGTTGGCGAGCAGCTGGAACCGGTCGTCGAGGCGCCGGGCCAGCTCCTGCGGGTCAAGGATCCGGATCCGGGCCGCGGCCAGTTCGATGGCCAGTGGCAGGCCGTCGAGGCGGCGGCAGATCTCGATCACGGCCGGTGCGGATTCGGGGCCGAGGCTGAAGCCGGGCCGGACGGCGGCGGCCCGGTCCAGGAAGAGCCGCACGGCCGGGTAGCCGGGCGCGTCGGCGGTCGGGCTGCCGGGCGCGGGCAGGCCCAGTGGCGGCAGCGGGAACTGCTGCTCGCCGGTGAGCCCCAGCACCTCCCGACTGGTGGCCAGGATCCGCAGCTCGGGGCAGTCGGCCAGCAGCCGCCCGGCCAGCAGCGCGACGGCCGCGGCCAGGTGCTCGCAGTTGTCGAGCACCAGCAGCACGGGCCGGGGGCGCAGGGCGGCGACGATCCGCTCGGCGATGCCGCCGGCGGACGCGGTGCCGGTGTCGGCCAGGGCGGGCTGGAGCTGCTCCTGGGGGCCGACGGTGACCAGGACGGTCTGGGCCACGTAGCCGGGGTCGGCGACTGCGGCCAGGTCGACGAACCAGGCTTCGCCGAACGGCTGCTCGGGGTGCCGGGCGAGCAGTTCCCGGACGAACCTGGTCTTGCCGGCGCCGCCGGGGCCGAGCACGGTGACCAGCCGGGCCGTGGTCAGCAGCCGGTACACCTGCCGCAGCTCCGCCGCGCGGCCGACGAAGCTGCTGCTGCCGGCGGGTATCGCGGGGCGGGGCGCCGGGGCGGTCGCGGCCGGTCGGGGCTGCGGGATCCGGCGCAGCACGTCGAGCTGGACGGCGGCCAGTTCGGCGGACGGTTCCACGCCGAGCTGCTCGGCCAGCTCGGTTCGTACCCGCTGGTAGACGGCGAGTGCCTCGGCCTGCCGGCCGGTCGCCTGCAGTGCGCGCATCAGCTGACCTTGCAGGCGCTCCCGCCAGGGGTGCGCGGCGGCCAGCTGCTCCAGCTCGGGGAGCAGGGCGGCGGCCCGGCCGAGCGCCAGTTCGGCGTCGTGGCGGTCCTCGGCGGCGAGCAGCCGGGTGGCGGCCAGCCGGTCGGCGGCGGGGGCGGCGAACGGCGCCTCACCCAGTCCGGTGAGCGCGGCTGCCCCGCGCCACAGCCGGTCGGCGGCGCGCAGCAGCTCGGCCGCCTGCGCGGTGTGCCCGGCGGCGAGGGCGGCCCGGCCCTGCTCGGCCAGCCGCTGGAAGCGCAGGGCGTCCACCGCGTCCGGCTCGAACGCCAGCCGGTAGCCGCCGGCCTCCAGGTGCAGCGCGTCCGGCTCGCCGGCGCTCGCCAGTACGCGGCGCAGCCGGGAGACCCGGCGCTGCAGCGCGTTGGCCGCCCCGGCGGGCAGCTCGGCGCCCCACAGGTCGTCCACCAGTGCCTCGGCGGTCACCGCCTGCCCCGCCACCAGTGCCAGCCGGGCCAGCAGCGCACGCAGCGTGGCACTGCCGATCTCGATCGATCTGCCGCCGCCGGTTTGCACGGCCAACGGCCCAAGGAGGTCAATCCGCACAATGATCATTGTGGCATCAAGCGGCCATCGGCCGTGCGGTGTACGGGATCTGACGAACGCCCAGGTCAGCACCCACCCCAAGGGGCGAAGGGGGTGCCCGGCTCTGCTGTTGACACCTCTGGCGCCCCGGGTTAGAGAGGGAGGGTGCGCCAGGACACACCGGTCGGCGGTGAGAGGGCGAGGCGCACCGGGCCAGGCCCGGGCGGCGTCGACCCTTCGCGCGCCGAACTGGTGACCGGTTGCCTGCGCAAGGCCGTGCTCTCCACCGAGGCGTACGGCTGCCTGCTCTACCTCGCCTCCGCCGACCGGCGATTCTTGCAGCTCAGCGCGGTCGCCGGGGTGCCGGCCTCGCTGCTGAGCGGGTTCGCCCGGCTGCCCGTACCGGCCGCGCACCCGGTGCCGGCGGCGTTCCGCAGCGGCCGCACGGTGACGCTGGGCGGTCCCGAGGAGACCATGCGGCGGTTCCCGGAGCTCCTGATGGGGCTGCCGTACGCGTTCGCCTCGGTCTCGGTGCCGGTGATCGGTGCCGGGCAGACCTTCGGGGCGCTGTTCGCGCTCTGGCCGACTGCCACGCGCGGGGTGCCGGCGACGGCCCGGCGGCACCTGCGGACGCTGGCCAACCGTCTCGGCTCGGGCCTGGCCGCGCTGGCCGAGCAGGGGGAACCGGAGATCGCCGAGGGCGAGCCGCTGCTGGTCGACCTGCCGGAGCCCGCCGGGGTCGCGACCTCGGTGGGGCTCTTCGATTGGGATCTGGCCGCCGATGCGTTCGACGCCGACGACTCGGCCCGGGTCATCCTCCACCTGCCGCCGGACCGGGAGTCGACCTGGGCGGACCTGGCCGACCGGGTGCATCCGGCCGACCTGGCCGCGCTGCGCGCCGCCGTACGGCCGTTGTGGGCCACGCCGGGGCCCCGACAGGGGCCGCTGGCGATGCGGCTGCGGCTGACGCCGGCCGAGCCGGACGGACGCGCCGGGGAGGTGCGGCTGTGGGCCTGGCCGGCGACGGGGGCGCCGGACCACCTGGTCGGCGCGGTGTCCCCAGCGGTCGGCTCGGCGGCGGCGGGCGCGGTGGAGCGGCTGCCGCAGGGGGTGTTCGCCCTGGATCCGGACGGCTGGCTCAGCTATCTCAACCGGGCCGGCGAACTGCTGCTAGGCGCCGGACGGGACGAGTTGCTGGGCTGTCAGCCGTGGGAGGCGCTGCCGTGGCTGGCCGATCCCGGCTATCCGGACCGCTACCGGGCGGCGATGCTCTCCCAGACCGCGGTCTC
Protein-coding regions in this window:
- a CDS encoding AfsR/SARP family transcriptional regulator; this translates as MRFGLLGPIELSDGDGRSHVVPAAKQRALLACLLVRPNQHVTMDTLIDMLWDGAAPPSARAAVLNYVTRLRRQLGPELAARVRTEAGGYRLELRAADEADHLQAGALEQRARRAVTAGDWPMALELAGQAMELWRGEPLQDVPFDRLRAEHVPPLSGLQLRLEELRIDAALGAARFDQAAQWLAELLIRHPLREPLQLRKLVALHSAGQRAEALADYHRFCGLLRAELGVGPSQPLQTAHELILRDAAAGAVLEVWRSAQRLPAGAAGPVAAARFEPPPRQLPRAPRLLVGREAESKELGRLLAPATDCQVALLTGPAGVGKTTLALAWAHHAADRFPDGQLFVDLKGHAADGPVDPRRAVSVLLDCLGVPSDRQPATFEGRTALYRSTVAGRRLLFVFDDARDAEQVRPLLPPGTNCRTVVTSRQPLAALVVADGAEPLPLERLSPDGARELLVHRLGAARTSGQEAALARLVERCGRLPLALAVVAADAATMPQLSLEALAADTAHLNRLLTQGRSAGRPADAAR
- a CDS encoding ATP-binding protein produces the protein MQTGGGRSIEIGSATLRALLARLALVAGQAVTAEALVDDLWGAELPAGAANALQRRVSRLRRVLASAGEPDALHLEAGGYRLAFEPDAVDALRFQRLAEQGRAALAAGHTAQAAELLRAADRLWRGAAALTGLGEAPFAAPAADRLAATRLLAAEDRHDAELALGRAAALLPELEQLAAAHPWRERLQGQLMRALQATGRQAEALAVYQRVRTELAEQLGVEPSAELAAVQLDVLRRIPQPRPAATAPAPRPAIPAGSSSFVGRAAELRQVYRLLTTARLVTVLGPGGAGKTRFVRELLARHPEQPFGEAWFVDLAAVADPGYVAQTVLVTVGPQEQLQPALADTGTASAGGIAERIVAALRPRPVLLVLDNCEHLAAAVALLAGRLLADCPELRILATSREVLGLTGEQQFPLPPLGLPAPGSPTADAPGYPAVRLFLDRAAAVRPGFSLGPESAPAVIEICRRLDGLPLAIELAAARIRILDPQELARRLDDRFQLLANSDRTAPARHQTLRAVVDWSWSMLEQPQRMLARRLTVFAGGATLEDIEQLCGTGPELPRAAVLDTLAALVDKSLVEVGEPAVPGTGTRYRMLDTIRAYCAERLAETGETEQLQRAHALHWTAFAQAAEPRLRTGEQLPWLARLRAEHPNLFAALRRSLDAGQHGTALRLCAALMWPWLVQGARYDYQLVDRVLALPGAGLPTERTVIATAHALVLSSAFAGGAPELGRRAVARAREHADRAERGAHPVLVFLAPIDALLAHDRARARQELTAVMPEAEPWTEALALMLRGLVLVGENELDQARSDVARARDIFAVLGDRWGRYLGAQSLASIIGEPATAAACYREALACLAELGMDQHVPVVVAQLGYELVRAGEPAAAQAELTRALALAEHSTDQLAAVWATGGLVELANRSGDSAEAQRRFGQLRRALAQGAGAALLPAMLSRIAGAMLRQGEVAGARDNLRQAVDLTMAATDAPDRRAALRILADRAGANRDFALAATLFGIAADPDPAGPTADLRGHLGDEAFEAAYHRGAALDLDAVSALATPAPEAAAAPGPATAPGRADEAAAGPLSASGQRPVRGRSAD